A single genomic interval of Desulfonatronum sp. SC1 harbors:
- a CDS encoding cation:proton antiporter subunit C: MIEFIQGYYAYIFLAATFTIGLYGMMMKQNLMKKVLGMSVVAACTILFWIVSAYKDGAGVTVLDKRYGVENPELYLNPLPHTLMLTAIVVAVVTLGVALALLIGIYREFKTLDEPTLLERMK, from the coding sequence ATGATCGAATTCATCCAAGGCTATTACGCGTACATCTTTCTGGCCGCTACGTTCACCATCGGACTTTACGGGATGATGATGAAGCAGAACCTGATGAAAAAAGTCCTGGGCATGTCCGTGGTTGCGGCCTGTACGATCTTGTTCTGGATTGTCAGCGCTTACAAAGATGGCGCTGGCGTGACCGTGCTGGACAAACGCTACGGCGTGGAGAACCCGGAACTCTACCTCAACCCGCTCCCCCACACCCTGATGCTCACCGCCATCGTCGTGGCCGTTGTCACCCTGGGCGTGGCCTTGGCCTTGCTCATCGGCATCTACCGGGAATTCAAAACCCTTGACGAACCAACCCTCCTGGAGCGGATGAAATGA
- a CDS encoding MnhB domain-containing protein, with the protein MSSGNVELCRKEAAMMAPTESPIIHLASRGISPVILLIGLYVFFHGHYSPGGGFQGGVLLAAAILLLRLSLGTSLSQPIMPSWITLRLSALGALIFAGIGLVAVLFGGNFLDYHFLPMPWLDPAYLRYYGILMIEVGVTITVMTTLVSIYDDLLGC; encoded by the coding sequence ATGAGCAGCGGAAACGTGGAATTGTGCCGCAAGGAAGCGGCCATGATGGCACCCACCGAGAGCCCTATCATCCACTTGGCCAGCCGGGGCATCTCCCCCGTTATTCTGCTCATCGGCCTCTACGTTTTTTTTCACGGCCACTACAGTCCCGGAGGCGGCTTTCAAGGCGGCGTGCTTCTGGCCGCGGCGATCTTGCTGCTGCGTTTAAGCCTGGGAACCTCCCTGTCCCAGCCGATCATGCCCTCCTGGATTACCCTGCGGCTCAGCGCCCTGGGGGCGTTGATCTTCGCGGGGATCGGCCTGGTGGCCGTTCTTTTCGGAGGCAACTTTCTGGACTACCACTTTCTCCCAATGCCGTGGCTCGATCCCGCCTACCTGCGCTACTACGGCATTCTGATGATCGAGGTAGGAGTAACCATAACCGTCATGACAACGCTCGTCTCCATCTACGACGACCTGTTAGGATGTTGA
- a CDS encoding monovalent cation/H+ antiporter subunit D family protein: MHEIVTYTSSVPFLAVLVSLAAVPLIYASSNRPNMREFWTLAAAFIKFPLVLSLLPGVMAGEVAEFTIVQISASPDIALKLRADGVGMLFAVVASGLWILTSFYSIGYMRGANEKKQTRYFASFAVCLSATIGIAFSANLLTFLIFYEILSLATYPLVIHKENQEAMRSGRQYLLYAMSAGVLLIAAIGITYSIAGTLDFNPGGIFGGIVLDPVLIKVVFILFIAGVGVKAGIMPLQSWLPAAMVAPTPVSALLHAVAVVKAGVFGVIRVVGFIFGPEVMQEFSLNLILATFSGATVILASLIALNQDDLKRRLAYSTVGHLSYIVLGVALLTPEGFTGGLLHLSNHATTKICLFFCAGAIYVNLHKTKISQLDGIGRVMPWTMGAFTIGALGLAGVPPINAFVSKWFLCQGAMAADQTIILGIFLLSGLLNAAYFFPIVQRAFFRPGGKDLEKHGEASPFMVVPICIVATLSVLLGLQPNLFLNLYDLAAGISQSVFHLPAVFIASGVWP; the protein is encoded by the coding sequence ATGCACGAAATCGTCACCTATACGTCCTCGGTTCCCTTCCTGGCGGTCCTGGTTTCCCTGGCGGCGGTCCCGCTGATCTACGCCAGCAGCAACCGCCCGAACATGCGCGAGTTCTGGACCTTGGCCGCGGCGTTCATCAAGTTCCCGTTGGTTCTGTCCCTGCTGCCCGGCGTCATGGCTGGGGAAGTGGCGGAATTCACCATAGTCCAGATCTCTGCTTCTCCGGACATCGCCCTGAAGCTGCGGGCCGACGGCGTGGGCATGCTCTTCGCCGTGGTCGCCTCGGGCTTGTGGATTCTGACCTCGTTCTACTCCATCGGCTATATGCGCGGGGCCAACGAGAAAAAGCAGACCCGCTACTTCGCCAGCTTCGCTGTCTGCCTCTCGGCCACCATCGGCATCGCCTTTTCGGCCAACCTGCTCACCTTTTTGATCTTCTACGAAATTCTGTCCCTGGCCACCTATCCCCTTGTTATCCACAAGGAGAACCAGGAGGCCATGCGTTCCGGCCGCCAGTACCTGCTCTACGCCATGTCCGCCGGCGTGTTGCTTATCGCTGCCATCGGAATCACCTACTCCATCGCTGGCACGCTGGACTTCAACCCCGGCGGAATCTTCGGCGGGATCGTGCTCGACCCCGTGCTGATCAAAGTTGTCTTCATTCTGTTCATCGCCGGTGTCGGCGTGAAGGCCGGCATCATGCCGCTCCAGAGTTGGCTGCCCGCGGCCATGGTCGCCCCGACTCCGGTCTCCGCCCTGCTCCATGCGGTGGCCGTGGTCAAGGCCGGGGTCTTCGGCGTGATCCGGGTCGTGGGGTTCATTTTCGGGCCGGAAGTCATGCAAGAATTCAGTCTGAACCTGATCCTGGCCACCTTTTCAGGGGCCACGGTGATCCTGGCCTCCCTGATCGCCCTGAACCAGGACGACTTGAAGCGCCGACTTGCCTACTCCACTGTGGGGCACCTCTCCTACATCGTCCTTGGCGTGGCTCTGCTCACTCCCGAAGGCTTCACCGGCGGACTGTTGCATCTCTCCAACCACGCCACGACCAAGATCTGCCTCTTTTTCTGCGCCGGGGCGATCTACGTCAATCTGCACAAAACCAAGATTTCTCAGTTGGACGGCATCGGCAGGGTAATGCCCTGGACCATGGGGGCCTTCACCATCGGTGCCCTGGGCCTCGCCGGGGTTCCGCCCATCAACGCCTTCGTCAGCAAATGGTTTCTCTGTCAGGGAGCCATGGCCGCGGACCAGACCATCATCCTGGGCATCTTCCTGCTCAGCGGTCTGCTCAACGCCGCCTACTTCTTCCCCATCGTCCAGCGGGCCTTTTTCCGCCCCGGCGGCAAGGACCTGGAAAAGCACGGTGAGGCTTCGCCTTTCATGGTCGTGCCCATCTGCATCGTGGCCACTTTGTCCGTCCTGCTGGGCCTACAACCCAATCTGTTCCTTAACCTGTATGACCTGGCGGCGGGCATCTCGCAAAGCGTCTTCCATCTGCCCGCTGTCTTCATCGCTTCGGGAGTCTGGCCATGA
- the mbhE gene encoding hydrogen gas-evolving membrane-bound hydrogenase subunit E, with protein MKTLQYFLLLAFLGILVIAVTSLPPRGDVTAPVHQHVNPAGTLVAGTYFIQHAYEDTKTPNMVTVILADYRAFDTMGEVIVVFAGGIACFFILNVRRRKP; from the coding sequence TTGAAAACACTTCAATATTTCCTCCTTCTGGCTTTTCTGGGCATTTTGGTCATCGCGGTCACAAGCCTGCCGCCACGGGGCGACGTCACCGCTCCGGTGCATCAGCACGTCAACCCCGCGGGCACTCTGGTTGCTGGAACCTACTTCATCCAGCATGCCTATGAAGACACCAAAACCCCGAACATGGTCACGGTCATCCTCGCCGACTACCGAGCATTTGATACCATGGGCGAGGTCATCGTCGTCTTTGCCGGCGGGATCGCCTGCTTCTTCATTCTGAACGTCCGACGGAGGAAGCCATGA
- a CDS encoding Na(+)/H(+) antiporter subunit D: protein MPIELPPVLVMWLGLIILPLLPKNARPAAFLAFPVAALILILTIPLGTVVTMPFAHYELVVLQVTQLSRVFGIIFALIAFFCGVYALHMRETGQQAAALLYAGGALGVTFCGDFFTLLVCWEIMAAGSTYLIWARRTKSSQQAGMRYLLYHLFGGSLLLAGIIVHAQSTGSLLLPENGFAPGESLAAWLMFFGVMINAAMVPLHAWLPDAYPKATITGACVLSAFTTKVAVYVAIVLFPGWPILMIMGVAMALWGVSYAFLANDIREILSYHIISQVGYMIAAVGIGTELALNGAAAFAFSNILYKTLMFMATGAVLYAAGTSKLSELGALASRMKWVLVLYMVGALSISGFPLFMGFISKTMIITAAGESSAYAVKFLLIFASVGTFLSVGIKLPYYTWFHEEKTHHAQLRPIPTGMFAAMTGVAVLCVVYGVFPGLLYAELPYFMDFTPFAIPLLVETTQILIFTFLGFWLVRAKLTPKDKISLDVDWFYRRLAPYLRRIFIGWVNVFFDTAERLSFRFADFVSFLSSDPMHVLRTLHRPLRDFDADADRQPLSTPITLTLLVTVAVAAWSLWR, encoded by the coding sequence ATGCCCATTGAACTGCCTCCGGTTCTCGTCATGTGGCTGGGGCTGATCATCCTGCCCCTGTTGCCCAAGAATGCCCGTCCCGCGGCTTTTCTGGCCTTCCCCGTCGCCGCGCTGATCCTCATTCTGACCATCCCCCTGGGGACCGTGGTCACCATGCCCTTTGCCCATTACGAGCTGGTGGTCCTCCAGGTCACCCAGCTCAGTCGGGTCTTCGGAATCATCTTTGCCCTGATCGCTTTTTTCTGCGGGGTGTACGCCCTGCACATGCGCGAAACCGGGCAACAGGCCGCTGCCCTGCTGTATGCCGGCGGCGCCCTGGGCGTGACCTTTTGCGGCGACTTCTTCACCCTGCTGGTCTGCTGGGAGATCATGGCCGCCGGTTCCACCTATCTGATCTGGGCGCGACGCACCAAGTCCTCCCAACAGGCCGGCATGCGCTACCTGCTGTACCACCTGTTCGGCGGCAGTCTCCTGCTGGCGGGAATCATCGTTCACGCCCAGTCCACCGGCTCGCTCCTGCTGCCGGAGAACGGCTTCGCTCCCGGTGAATCCCTGGCCGCCTGGCTGATGTTCTTCGGCGTGATGATCAACGCGGCCATGGTTCCCCTGCATGCCTGGCTGCCGGACGCCTATCCCAAGGCGACCATCACCGGGGCCTGCGTTCTCAGCGCCTTTACCACCAAAGTCGCGGTCTACGTAGCCATCGTCCTCTTTCCCGGCTGGCCGATCCTGATGATCATGGGCGTGGCCATGGCCCTCTGGGGCGTGAGTTACGCGTTTCTGGCCAACGATATTCGGGAGATCCTCTCCTACCACATCATCAGTCAGGTCGGGTACATGATCGCCGCCGTGGGCATCGGCACGGAACTGGCCCTCAACGGGGCCGCGGCCTTCGCCTTCAGCAATATCCTCTACAAGACCCTGATGTTCATGGCCACGGGCGCGGTGCTCTACGCGGCTGGGACGAGCAAGCTCAGCGAACTGGGCGCCCTGGCGTCGCGAATGAAGTGGGTGCTGGTCCTGTACATGGTCGGAGCCTTGTCCATCTCCGGCTTTCCGTTGTTCATGGGCTTCATCAGCAAGACCATGATCATCACCGCGGCCGGGGAAAGCTCCGCCTACGCCGTGAAGTTCCTGCTCATCTTCGCTTCCGTGGGCACGTTTCTCTCGGTCGGCATCAAGCTGCCCTACTACACTTGGTTCCATGAAGAGAAAACGCACCACGCCCAGCTGCGGCCCATCCCCACGGGCATGTTCGCGGCCATGACCGGCGTGGCCGTGCTCTGCGTGGTCTACGGCGTCTTTCCCGGGCTGCTGTATGCCGAACTGCCTTATTTCATGGACTTCACCCCGTTCGCCATCCCCTTGCTGGTGGAGACCACCCAGATCCTGATCTTCACTTTCCTCGGATTCTGGCTGGTGCGGGCCAAGCTGACGCCCAAGGACAAGATTTCCTTGGACGTGGACTGGTTTTATCGCCGCCTGGCCCCGTACCTGCGTCGGATCTTCATCGGCTGGGTGAACGTCTTCTTTGACACCGCTGAACGGCTGAGCTTCCGCTTTGCCGACTTCGTATCCTTCCTTTCTTCGGACCCCATGCACGTCCTGCGCACCCTGCATCGGCCGCTGCGCGACTTCGACGCGGACGCCGACCGCCAGCCCTTGAGCACGCCCATCACCCTGACCCTGCTGGTCACCGTGGCCGTGGCGGCCTGGAGCCTCTGGCGCTGA
- the hisD gene encoding histidinol dehydrogenase gives MPCRELRYTSRDDWPALDDWLKGRWSPELSMEQRVRDILTQVRKQGDEALVDYTRRFDCPDFQADMIRVPEADLSAALASIPSEDVAILEAAIGNVRSFHEQQVQRSWFQTKPDGTILGQMVRPVERVGLYVPGGQGGTTPLISSLIMNAVPAQVAGVDAVAAVSPPRADGTLDAYILATAALLGITEVYRLGSAWAVAALAFGTRTVPSVDVIAGPGNIYVTTAKRLLVGQVGIDMIAGPSEIAILADASANPEWVAADMLSQAEHDPLAASILVSDSQSLLEYVKVALSRQLAELPRSETAAQSLADWGALILVPDIRVGTELINLLAPEHLELCVDDPWRLLGLIRNAGAVFMGHHCPEPIGDYFAGPNHVLPTMGTARFTSGLSVDNFIKKSNIIATSCAYVADHGPAVARLATLEGLDAHARSVTCRRA, from the coding sequence TTGCCGTGCCGAGAATTACGTTATACGTCCAGGGACGACTGGCCTGCCTTGGATGACTGGCTCAAAGGTCGCTGGAGTCCCGAACTTTCCATGGAGCAAAGGGTTCGAGACATTTTAACCCAGGTCCGGAAGCAAGGGGATGAGGCCCTGGTCGACTACACCCGCCGCTTCGACTGCCCCGACTTTCAGGCGGACATGATCCGCGTTCCAGAGGCCGACCTGTCCGCGGCTCTGGCTTCCATTCCTTCGGAGGATGTCGCCATCCTGGAAGCCGCCATTGGCAACGTGCGCAGTTTCCATGAGCAGCAGGTCCAGCGCTCCTGGTTTCAGACCAAGCCGGACGGGACCATCCTCGGCCAGATGGTCCGTCCCGTGGAGCGGGTGGGGCTGTATGTTCCCGGCGGCCAGGGCGGGACCACGCCCCTGATTTCCAGCCTGATCATGAATGCCGTTCCGGCCCAGGTGGCCGGAGTGGACGCCGTTGCCGCGGTTTCCCCGCCTCGGGCCGACGGAACCCTGGACGCCTACATTCTGGCAACAGCGGCCCTGCTGGGCATCACCGAGGTCTACCGCCTGGGCAGCGCCTGGGCCGTGGCCGCTTTGGCCTTCGGCACCCGGACCGTACCGTCGGTTGACGTCATCGCCGGGCCGGGCAACATCTACGTGACCACGGCAAAACGTCTGCTGGTGGGCCAGGTGGGCATCGACATGATCGCCGGGCCCAGCGAGATCGCGATCCTGGCCGACGCTTCCGCCAATCCCGAATGGGTGGCCGCGGACATGCTCTCCCAGGCCGAACACGACCCCCTGGCCGCCTCCATCCTCGTCTCCGACAGCCAGTCGCTCCTGGAATACGTCAAGGTCGCGCTCTCCAGGCAATTGGCGGAACTCCCGCGTTCGGAAACCGCCGCGCAATCTCTGGCTGACTGGGGTGCCCTGATCCTTGTGCCCGACATTCGTGTCGGCACGGAGTTGATCAACCTTCTGGCACCGGAACACCTGGAGCTGTGCGTGGACGATCCCTGGCGACTTCTGGGGCTGATCCGCAATGCAGGAGCCGTTTTCATGGGCCATCACTGCCCGGAACCCATCGGTGACTACTTCGCCGGACCGAATCACGTCCTGCCCACCATGGGCACGGCTCGCTTCACTTCCGGACTTTCCGTGGACAACTTCATCAAGAAGTCGAACATCATCGCCACGTCCTGCGCATATGTCGCCGACCACGGCCCGGCCGTGGCCCGACTGGCAACACTGGAAGGGCTGGACGCCCACGCTCGCTCGGTGACGTGCCGCCGCGCTTAA
- a CDS encoding complex I subunit 5 family protein yields MISSQAPVLIPITFLFAAMLIPLVGAVHRAAAHLTAVLGSALALYFSVVGMQATLAQGRISYHIAGWMPPIGIEFVLDPLSAFICALLCGITFIVMVFGKRSVEYEIPQKEIAFYSLSMLLLGGLAGMVMTGDLFNLYVFLEIGALAGYALVAIGDKRAVVSAFRYLVMGTVGATFYLLGVALIFISTGTLNMADIAQLMPLVHDSPAVIVGLVLIVLGTALKMALFPMHAWLPDAYTHASTTATALIAPIGTKVSAYVLFRVLFFVVDPDHLRTEMLNLLQVIGYLGAAGIIWGSIMAICQSELKRMLAYSSVAQVGYIAVGIALASPLGFIGAILHALNHAVMKCCLFLVSGNMRMRLGHSSIPQMNNGLRKSMPWTSAAFTLAAISMIGLPPTAGFFGKWYLALGAIEQSHWIFLTALLISTILNVAYFFRVMERMYLKPQEPGAVDYSEQTVARNEAPASMLIPTLFLAISLLVLGFANAWIVSNLIVPMIPGWL; encoded by the coding sequence ATGATCAGCTCCCAAGCTCCCGTCCTCATCCCGATCACGTTCCTCTTCGCGGCCATGCTCATCCCCCTGGTGGGGGCCGTGCATCGCGCCGCCGCGCACCTGACCGCGGTTCTGGGATCAGCCTTGGCCCTGTATTTCTCCGTGGTCGGCATGCAGGCCACCCTGGCCCAGGGCCGGATCAGCTACCACATAGCTGGCTGGATGCCCCCCATCGGGATCGAATTCGTCCTGGATCCGCTCTCCGCCTTTATTTGCGCCCTGCTTTGCGGAATCACCTTCATCGTGATGGTCTTCGGCAAACGCAGCGTGGAATACGAAATCCCCCAGAAAGAGATCGCCTTTTACAGCCTCTCCATGCTGCTTCTGGGAGGCCTGGCCGGAATGGTGATGACCGGCGATCTTTTCAACCTGTACGTCTTCCTGGAGATCGGGGCCCTGGCCGGATACGCCCTGGTCGCCATCGGCGACAAGCGGGCCGTGGTCTCGGCCTTCCGCTACCTGGTCATGGGCACCGTGGGCGCGACCTTCTATCTGTTGGGAGTGGCTCTGATTTTCATCAGCACCGGCACCCTGAACATGGCGGACATCGCCCAGTTGATGCCCCTTGTCCATGACTCTCCAGCGGTGATCGTCGGTCTGGTGCTCATCGTCCTGGGCACGGCCCTGAAGATGGCCCTGTTTCCGATGCACGCCTGGCTGCCCGACGCATACACCCATGCCTCCACCACGGCCACGGCCCTGATCGCGCCCATCGGCACCAAGGTTTCCGCCTATGTCCTGTTCCGGGTTCTGTTCTTCGTGGTGGACCCGGACCACCTGCGCACCGAGATGTTGAACCTCCTTCAAGTCATCGGATACCTGGGCGCGGCTGGCATCATCTGGGGCTCGATCATGGCCATCTGCCAGTCGGAACTGAAGCGGATGCTGGCCTACAGCAGTGTGGCCCAGGTCGGCTACATCGCCGTGGGTATCGCCCTGGCCTCGCCCCTGGGATTCATCGGCGCCATCCTCCACGCCCTGAACCACGCGGTGATGAAATGCTGCCTCTTTTTGGTCAGCGGCAACATGCGCATGCGTCTCGGCCACAGCTCAATCCCCCAGATGAACAACGGCCTGCGCAAGTCCATGCCCTGGACGTCCGCGGCCTTTACCCTGGCCGCCATCTCCATGATCGGCCTGCCGCCAACGGCCGGCTTCTTCGGAAAGTGGTATCTGGCCCTGGGCGCCATCGAGCAGTCTCATTGGATCTTCCTGACGGCCCTGTTGATCAGCACCATTCTTAACGTCGCCTACTTTTTCCGGGTGATGGAGCGAATGTACCTCAAACCGCAGGAACCCGGGGCCGTGGATTACAGCGAGCAGACCGTCGCCCGTAACGAAGCCCCGGCGTCCATGCTCATCCCGACCCTCTTTCTGGCCATCAGTCTCCTGGTGCTCGGCTTCGCCAACGCCTGGATCGTCTCCAACCTCATCGTGCCCATGATCCCCGGCTGGCTCTAA
- a CDS encoding hydrogenase subunit MbhD domain-containing protein, translating to MHWMIEFLLFVILIVSAVVGLSVRNLLAAAVILTIFSFLTAAIMVSLGAIDVAFTEAVVGAGAVGVFSIVAILMTSRKSRD from the coding sequence ATGCATTGGATGATAGAATTCCTTCTTTTCGTAATCCTGATTGTTTCCGCGGTCGTCGGCCTCTCGGTTCGCAACTTGCTGGCCGCGGCGGTCATCTTGACCATCTTCAGCTTTCTCACCGCGGCGATCATGGTTTCCCTGGGGGCCATCGATGTAGCCTTCACCGAGGCCGTGGTCGGCGCGGGTGCCGTGGGTGTGTTCAGCATTGTCGCCATCCTCATGACATCAAGGAAGAGTCGAGATTGA